Proteins co-encoded in one Cytophaga hutchinsonii ATCC 33406 genomic window:
- a CDS encoding ABC transporter permease translates to MIHFLIKRILYGFLVLLGAVVVVFFIFNVLPGDPVNMMAGQRTDVATREAIAKELGLDLPIHKQLFHYINDLSLVSIHEDTPKNQNKYDYTPLLHAGKQVVVWKIPYLRRSFQSNKLVSEIIVENVAGTFWLALSAMSFATIIGICLGIFASMRQNSLLDHSIITFSVIGISMPSFVFGALMAMIFGDLLSDYTGLNASGSLWENNIFGDRELKLKNLILPTITLGLSPMTIIIQLTRSSMLEVLSQDYIRTARAKGLGYYTIIFKHALKNALNPVITAVSGWLASLMAGAFFVESIFGWKGLGSVTINAVLNLDFPVVMGATIFVALVFIITNIFVDIFYALIDPRVRLK, encoded by the coding sequence ATGATTCACTTCCTTATAAAAAGAATTTTATACGGATTTCTGGTTTTACTAGGAGCGGTGGTCGTTGTTTTTTTCATATTCAACGTGCTTCCCGGTGATCCGGTAAATATGATGGCTGGCCAGCGAACAGATGTTGCCACACGAGAGGCCATTGCCAAAGAACTTGGTTTAGACCTGCCCATACATAAACAGCTTTTTCATTACATCAATGACCTGTCTCTTGTTTCCATTCATGAAGACACGCCTAAAAATCAAAATAAGTACGACTATACTCCACTACTGCATGCAGGCAAACAGGTTGTTGTCTGGAAGATACCTTACCTGCGCAGATCTTTTCAAAGCAATAAACTGGTAAGCGAAATTATTGTAGAAAATGTTGCCGGTACGTTTTGGCTTGCATTGTCTGCCATGAGCTTTGCTACTATTATAGGAATCTGTTTAGGCATCTTCGCTTCGATGCGCCAGAACTCCCTGCTTGACCATAGTATTATTACATTTTCCGTCATTGGTATTTCCATGCCTTCTTTTGTGTTTGGCGCGTTAATGGCAATGATCTTTGGGGACCTGTTATCTGACTACACCGGACTGAATGCTTCGGGAAGTTTGTGGGAGAACAATATTTTCGGAGATCGAGAATTAAAATTGAAAAATCTTATTCTTCCGACGATTACATTAGGCTTAAGCCCGATGACCATTATCATTCAGTTAACCAGAAGTTCAATGCTGGAAGTGCTCTCTCAGGATTATATCCGTACGGCGCGTGCAAAAGGATTGGGTTATTATACCATCATATTTAAACACGCGCTGAAAAATGCGCTTAACCCTGTAATCACAGCTGTTTCGGGCTGGCTGGCTTCGTTAATGGCAGGTGCATTTTTTGTTGAAAGTATCTTTGGCTGGAAAGGTTTAGGATCTGTAACAATTAATGCGGTACTGAATTTAGATTTTCCCGTAGTAATGGGAGCTACAATATTTGTAGCTTTGGTATTTATCATCACGAATATCTTTGTAGATATCTTCTACGCACTCATAGACCCAAGAGTACGACTCAAATAA
- a CDS encoding shikimate kinase yields the protein MLIYLIGLPGSGKSTIGKTLAQKLKYTFFDMDDAICAQEKKTIEEIFADKGENYFRELEHSILHDTFELKNAIISTGGGVPCYFDNITEMKKHGLTIFINPSADELANRLVGQGGQNRPMLKGKTHKQVLDFIETKYRERAPYYEQAKLIFSTNKLNAEELLKHLKKEKLIS from the coding sequence ATGCTTATTTATCTTATTGGCCTTCCTGGTTCAGGTAAGTCAACCATCGGAAAAACATTGGCGCAAAAGCTCAAGTATACATTCTTTGATATGGATGATGCTATCTGCGCGCAGGAGAAAAAAACCATAGAAGAAATTTTTGCAGATAAAGGAGAAAATTATTTCAGAGAGTTAGAACATAGTATCCTGCACGATACGTTTGAATTAAAGAATGCAATTATTTCAACAGGAGGTGGTGTGCCGTGTTACTTTGACAATATCACAGAAATGAAAAAGCATGGGTTAACTATTTTTATTAATCCTTCTGCGGATGAATTAGCCAATAGACTTGTGGGCCAGGGTGGACAGAACCGCCCCATGTTGAAAGGTAAAACACACAAACAGGTATTGGATTTTATTGAAACGAAATACAGGGAACGTGCACCTTATTACGAACAGGCAAAACTGATTTTCAGTACAAATAAATTGAATGCAGAAGAACTGCTGAAACACTTAAAAAAGGAAAAACTTATTTCTTGA
- a CDS encoding redoxin domain-containing protein, protein MKHLIAIWLLLFCFFFSSAENTQTQLAIGDKAPDFTVQDQSGKPLSLSSLRGKIVLINFWTASCEPCRLNHPDLYRIYNTYKSYGFEVLSVSLDTKKETWVNALKMDRINWPNNGIDLQGWNSKVVSLYGLKSTPGSFLISEEGNILQINQDKIALEQTLHYLIFDQPRFYPVVANTTIYFNVISKYNIVDSKGYSVLKGRAKEVSVAALPPGEYTLTYENKTEKFLKVQPEQTPITFYPTRVEDEITLSREADYYIYNQRGKLEFKGNGTTIDVKKLPLGVYYLCVEGTIHSFFKK, encoded by the coding sequence ATGAAGCACCTTATTGCTATTTGGTTATTGTTATTCTGTTTCTTTTTTTCCAGTGCAGAGAACACGCAAACACAACTTGCGATAGGAGATAAGGCACCGGATTTTACGGTACAGGATCAGTCTGGGAAACCACTTTCACTTTCATCGTTAAGAGGCAAGATTGTATTGATTAATTTCTGGACGGCCAGCTGCGAACCTTGCCGTCTGAATCATCCTGACTTATATAGAATTTACAACACCTACAAAAGTTATGGCTTTGAAGTTCTGAGTGTATCTCTTGATACAAAAAAGGAAACGTGGGTTAATGCACTTAAAATGGATCGCATCAACTGGCCCAATAATGGAATTGATCTGCAAGGCTGGAACAGTAAAGTTGTTAGCCTGTATGGATTGAAAAGTACACCCGGCAGTTTTTTGATCAGTGAAGAGGGTAATATATTACAAATCAATCAGGATAAAATTGCACTGGAACAAACATTACATTATTTAATTTTCGATCAGCCGCGTTTCTATCCGGTAGTAGCCAATACAACCATTTACTTCAATGTTATTTCGAAATATAATATTGTTGACAGTAAAGGATACAGTGTACTTAAAGGTCGTGCAAAGGAAGTATCGGTTGCAGCACTTCCCCCGGGAGAATATACGCTGACGTATGAAAATAAAACAGAAAAATTTCTTAAGGTACAACCGGAGCAGACTCCAATCACGTTCTACCCGACACGCGTGGAAGATGAAATAACGTTATCAAGAGAGGCAGATTATTATATTTATAACCAACGGGGAAAGCTTGAATTTAAAGGCAACGGCACAACCATTGATGTTAAAAAATTGCCGCTTGGCGTATATTACTTATGTGTAGAAGGTACCATTCATTCCTTTTTCAAGAAATAA
- the folP gene encoding dihydropteroate synthase: protein MGILNITPDSFYDGGTNNTQETALQKVREMLQAGADMIDIGGYSSRPNAEDISITEEIMRVEPVIKAIRNEFPLVWLSIDTFRSEVARKAIEAGVDIINDISGGKADPEIFQVAAQAQVPYCMMHMKGTPQTMLRETAYEDITLDIIGFFEKQIQLAREKGVKDIILDPGFGFAKTAVQNFELLRRMDALKVFNLPILAGVSRKSMIYKTLGVKPQEALNGTTALHVLALQKGAGILRVHDVTEAREVITLLKNYSR, encoded by the coding sequence ATGGGAATATTGAATATTACGCCCGATTCCTTTTACGATGGCGGTACTAATAATACGCAAGAGACTGCTTTACAAAAAGTTCGGGAAATGCTGCAGGCGGGTGCAGACATGATAGATATAGGTGGTTATTCGTCGCGCCCGAATGCAGAAGATATAAGCATTACAGAAGAAATTATGCGGGTTGAACCGGTAATAAAAGCCATCCGTAACGAGTTTCCCCTGGTGTGGCTGTCTATTGATACCTTCCGGTCTGAAGTTGCCCGCAAAGCCATAGAAGCAGGCGTGGATATCATCAACGATATTTCAGGAGGAAAAGCGGATCCGGAAATATTTCAGGTAGCCGCACAGGCACAGGTACCTTATTGTATGATGCACATGAAAGGGACACCGCAAACCATGCTGCGCGAAACTGCTTATGAAGACATAACGCTCGACATCATCGGGTTTTTTGAAAAACAAATTCAACTGGCCAGAGAAAAAGGGGTTAAAGATATCATACTGGATCCGGGTTTTGGTTTTGCAAAAACAGCTGTACAAAACTTTGAATTGCTACGCCGGATGGATGCCTTAAAGGTATTTAATTTACCGATACTTGCCGGCGTTTCCCGTAAATCAATGATCTATAAAACATTGGGTGTGAAACCGCAGGAAGCACTTAATGGTACTACGGCCTTGCATGTACTGGCCTTGCAAAAGGGAGCCGGTATCCTGCGGGTGCATGATGTAACCGAAGCAAGGGAAGTAATTACGTTATTGAAAAATTATTCCCGATAG
- the cdaA gene encoding diadenylate cyclase CdaA has translation MILLFQISFITISWIDILDILLVSIIIYKLYKLLRGSVAVKVFIGILFIYAFYLIVKASGMELLRSILGQFMGVGVLAAFILFQQEIRKFLQMIGKSTSQNNSLIKDWFSKGKPGGKAELNLAPIIDSVKIFSQTNTGALIVFSKTSELRFYAESGDILDAELSKRLLIAIFQKNSPLHDGAVIVSAGRIKAARCIIPVSENDKIPAHMGLRHRAAIGLTEVTDAVVLIVSEETGGVSIAYNGEIYYNLNKSDIRSKLRSFIYDDDEQIAHEVKNIRYESLH, from the coding sequence ATGATTTTACTGTTTCAGATCTCCTTTATTACAATTTCTTGGATTGATATATTAGATATCCTTCTGGTATCCATAATAATTTATAAGCTCTATAAATTGTTACGGGGAAGTGTTGCAGTTAAGGTTTTTATCGGAATTCTGTTCATATACGCCTTTTATCTGATAGTAAAAGCTTCCGGTATGGAACTGCTGCGTTCTATTTTAGGGCAGTTTATGGGCGTAGGTGTATTGGCTGCCTTTATTCTGTTTCAGCAGGAAATCCGTAAATTTTTACAAATGATCGGAAAAAGTACTTCACAGAATAACAGCCTGATCAAAGATTGGTTTTCGAAGGGAAAACCTGGCGGGAAAGCAGAATTGAATCTGGCACCCATTATAGATAGTGTCAAAATCTTCTCTCAAACCAATACCGGAGCACTGATTGTTTTCAGTAAAACATCCGAATTACGTTTTTATGCAGAATCAGGAGATATTCTGGATGCTGAACTGAGTAAACGCCTGCTGATCGCTATATTTCAGAAAAACAGTCCGCTGCATGATGGTGCGGTTATCGTTTCTGCCGGCAGAATTAAAGCTGCCCGTTGTATCATACCCGTATCCGAAAACGATAAAATTCCCGCGCATATGGGGTTACGGCACCGGGCAGCCATCGGCTTAACGGAAGTAACAGATGCGGTTGTGTTGATTGTATCAGAAGAAACAGGAGGCGTTTCGATCGCTTATAACGGAGAAATCTATTATAACCTGAATAAAAGCGATATCAGAAGTAAATTACGTTCCTTTATATACGATGACGATGAGCAGATCGCTCATGAAGTAAAAAATATCCGTTACGAAAGTTTGCATTAA
- a CDS encoding PKD-like domain-containing protein translates to MKRLILSLISIFAIVFASQAVTYTVTSNADNGTGSLRQALQDASNNVGGAGPHTIIFNAGMTITLNSSLSLSNANLNGLTINGFVDGTAGPDVVIRGSSACGQRGLDINGSLTNMKLYGLVFQSLEYGIYFSANASATVNGTVIKGCYFGTDITGTSIQNGICRSGITLIGASSVTIGGPNTNLANGAANAANNSERCLFGGTCNIGDNGRYGAIQLQKGSNNVSILNNYIGVNLAGTTVLPIGNPTNKKAVTQNGISIDDEPSFNTIISNNVISGAIGSGINIFTREDRPASNGHVITGNIIGLNPDGTLGYNVTAPASSFGNQASGIYIRNASNVTIGGSTAATRNVISANGGATHTWPDATCFASWNDYNQIAVYLEWCTNSKVSGNYIGTNAAGTSSGIGTNNIFGNRSGGIKIVGGSTGANNNIIGGTNPGEGNVISGNGYLWGTFTTGSCGSLSGISTGHGIVLQYADCRNTSILGNYIGLTADGVTGLGNNTSGIDVQGASNTTIGGGAAGARNYICNNQFGITLQEDFDVHNAATNTIVAGNYIGLNVNAAAVGNGVSASFTEGAGIVIQKGANTNTIGVSVANGGNVISGNRTGIIIRNAEGAGSNTGPARTNTIQNNIIGLDPTGTTAIPNTSATAGYGYGIVLEVGTGSATTTMPYGNIIGGTGTNEPNTISGNQKSGIYIGNGTAVTAGTANSIIGNNIGTNKAGTAAVANALQGIEILNVSRTTITSNLISGNTQNGISLTGSSTNTIQNNTIGTAADKTAPIPNGANGIFLSASSANTIQGNTIARNTSNGISLAAGSANNIIGGITASLSNTINNNGGNGVIVDGIGSIKNSIHQNSFSCNTARGIVLSNGGNGGYAAPSITGTPTQITWTGGTFIEVYETDGCATCPAGAARLQGKKLVGSGPSPYVFNAAEGFDKTKTYTAIAHEANATTAHNSSEFSQCYTLCQDAATVTVTGAPLTFCEGGSVTLTATVTGGTGTPSYVWNRGGVAISGATASTYTASVSGLYTVTYSSTTTCGPTTSTGVTVTVNNNPVVSNQAAVTICSNSAFTVTPTGAGTGTTYTWTAPSITGGITGGSAQNTDQTSISQTLVNPGTSAGTAVYTVTPKSSAGCSGATFTVTVTVQPVAAVTTANPAAICSGQTTAISLTSSTASATFAWTLGTVTGTVSGQAAGSGASIAQTLINSGTGIATVQYNVVPSAGTCPGTPKTITVTINPVAALTTANPSAICSGQTTAISLTSATPSATYAWTLGTVTGSVSGQAAGSGTSIAQTLTNSGTGIATVEYVVVPSAGTCPGTPKTITATIHPVTVINTTDPAAICSGGTTAISLTSTTPSVTFTWTLGTVTGSVSGQAAGSGANIAQTLVNSGTGVATVQYIVVPSSGVCPGTAKTITATINPVTKLTTADPAAICSGETTAISLTSSTASATFTWTLGAVTNVQGQVAGSGSSISQQLTNNTLNAGSVEYIVVPSFDGCAGTAKTITVTVNPNPTLTTGDPAAICSGETTAISLTSAPASATFVWVLGTVTNVTGAAGGSGSSINQTLANATLTVGTVEYIVKPTLGTCAGSDKKITVTVNPKPVVSNTNPADICSGETTAITLASTPSSATFTWTIGNVTNVSGQSNGSGSSINQTLENSTASAGSVEYIIVPSLTGCLGDAKTIILTVNPKPVVTITPSVPTAICSTDSVDLAANATGFTGGTYTWYKETVNYGIENPLRVKEEGTFHVIYTAATSCSSLPSASITVTFNPDNSEAFAYDTSLTTCLDQLVLAGSKPEYGTPQWTIYSPNPTNASLVAGTSLDSVTVIDLEDGVDYKFLYKVSGACGIDKTDTVFVSVGIDDFDLTASGPTDTLCVKTNRVLTATVIGSGGSGNYNYVWAGSDGSYITTKSPTITINPTQATTTYVVYVEDINKLGCKAQAITPVVVHSVESQNLYIPNLITPNGDNKNDVFYLADRSFYPPMPMISEGSHLEVVNRWGSKVFEADNYKNDWDAKELTDGIYYYHITSSCGNKEYKSWIQILGNTNN, encoded by the coding sequence ATGAAAAGGCTTATACTAAGTTTAATTTCAATTTTTGCTATCGTGTTTGCTTCACAGGCAGTCACATATACTGTAACAAGTAATGCGGATAATGGAACAGGATCACTGCGTCAGGCATTACAGGATGCAAGTAATAACGTAGGAGGAGCAGGTCCGCACACAATCATTTTCAACGCGGGTATGACAATTACATTAAATAGCAGTTTGTCATTAAGCAATGCGAATCTTAATGGCTTAACCATTAATGGTTTTGTAGACGGAACAGCTGGTCCTGATGTAGTTATCAGAGGATCTTCTGCATGTGGCCAAAGAGGTTTGGACATAAATGGTTCACTTACCAATATGAAGTTGTATGGGTTGGTATTTCAAAGTTTAGAATATGGTATTTATTTTTCTGCAAACGCCAGTGCAACAGTAAATGGAACAGTTATTAAAGGATGCTATTTCGGAACAGATATAACAGGCACATCTATACAAAACGGAATTTGTAGATCAGGTATTACATTGATAGGTGCTTCTTCAGTAACAATTGGTGGTCCGAATACAAATTTGGCAAATGGAGCCGCAAATGCTGCAAACAACTCTGAAAGATGTTTGTTCGGGGGAACATGTAATATAGGTGATAATGGCCGTTATGGCGCAATTCAACTTCAAAAGGGTTCAAACAACGTTTCTATTTTAAATAATTATATCGGTGTAAACCTGGCAGGTACTACTGTATTACCAATCGGAAATCCAACAAATAAAAAAGCGGTTACACAAAATGGTATTTCAATAGATGATGAACCATCTTTCAATACTATTATTTCAAATAACGTTATATCCGGAGCGATTGGATCAGGTATAAATATATTTACCCGTGAAGATAGACCTGCCTCAAACGGGCATGTAATCACAGGTAATATCATTGGTCTTAACCCTGATGGTACGTTAGGATATAATGTTACTGCACCGGCAAGTTCTTTTGGAAATCAGGCTTCAGGTATTTATATCAGAAACGCATCAAATGTTACAATAGGCGGTAGCACTGCAGCAACACGTAACGTAATTTCAGCTAATGGTGGCGCAACGCATACCTGGCCGGATGCAACCTGTTTTGCCTCATGGAATGATTATAACCAGATCGCTGTGTATCTTGAATGGTGTACCAACAGTAAAGTTTCCGGTAATTACATCGGTACAAATGCTGCAGGTACAAGCAGCGGTATTGGTACCAATAATATATTCGGAAACAGATCAGGCGGTATTAAAATTGTAGGTGGTAGCACGGGCGCTAATAACAATATTATCGGAGGTACAAATCCAGGTGAAGGAAATGTTATCAGTGGTAATGGTTATTTATGGGGAACATTTACAACAGGTTCCTGCGGTTCATTATCAGGAATCTCTACCGGCCACGGTATTGTATTACAATATGCTGATTGCAGAAATACAAGCATTTTAGGTAATTATATTGGTTTAACAGCGGATGGTGTTACAGGATTAGGAAACAATACGTCAGGGATAGATGTACAAGGGGCTTCAAACACTACTATTGGTGGTGGGGCTGCAGGTGCAAGAAATTATATTTGTAATAACCAGTTTGGTATAACGTTACAGGAAGATTTTGATGTACATAATGCGGCAACAAATACAATTGTGGCAGGTAATTACATCGGTTTAAATGTAAACGCTGCTGCAGTAGGAAATGGGGTGTCGGCTTCGTTTACTGAAGGTGCAGGTATTGTAATACAGAAAGGTGCAAATACAAACACAATCGGGGTATCTGTTGCAAATGGCGGAAACGTTATTTCAGGAAACCGTACAGGCATTATTATAAGAAACGCAGAAGGTGCCGGTTCTAATACGGGGCCCGCAAGAACAAATACAATACAAAATAATATCATTGGCTTAGATCCTACAGGTACAACTGCTATTCCGAATACATCGGCTACGGCTGGTTATGGCTATGGTATTGTTCTGGAAGTAGGTACAGGTTCTGCAACAACAACAATGCCTTATGGTAATATTATTGGCGGAACAGGAACAAATGAACCCAATACGATTTCCGGCAATCAAAAAAGCGGAATATATATAGGAAACGGTACTGCTGTAACTGCAGGTACTGCAAACAGCATTATAGGTAATAATATAGGTACAAATAAAGCTGGTACAGCAGCTGTTGCAAATGCGCTTCAGGGTATTGAAATCCTGAATGTAAGCAGAACAACAATTACATCGAACCTGATTTCAGGTAATACGCAAAACGGTATTTCATTAACGGGATCTTCAACGAATACAATTCAGAACAATACCATCGGAACAGCAGCTGATAAAACTGCACCGATACCAAACGGAGCAAATGGTATTTTCCTGTCGGCTTCATCCGCCAATACCATTCAGGGTAATACCATTGCAAGAAATACATCTAATGGTATTTCACTTGCCGCAGGTTCTGCTAATAACATTATTGGAGGAATTACAGCATCCTTATCGAATACTATTAATAACAATGGCGGCAATGGTGTTATTGTAGATGGAATAGGTTCAATTAAAAACTCCATTCATCAAAACTCCTTCAGCTGTAACACAGCCAGAGGTATTGTGCTTTCCAATGGTGGTAACGGAGGCTACGCTGCCCCTTCAATTACAGGTACTCCAACACAAATTACCTGGACGGGCGGAACATTCATTGAAGTTTATGAAACGGACGGGTGTGCAACATGTCCGGCAGGCGCAGCACGTTTACAGGGTAAAAAATTAGTAGGTTCCGGGCCTTCTCCTTATGTATTTAATGCTGCTGAAGGGTTTGACAAAACTAAAACCTACACGGCAATTGCTCATGAAGCGAACGCGACAACGGCACACAACTCGTCTGAATTTTCTCAGTGTTACACGCTTTGTCAGGATGCAGCCACAGTAACCGTTACAGGTGCTCCGTTAACCTTCTGTGAAGGAGGATCCGTAACATTAACAGCTACTGTTACAGGCGGTACAGGAACTCCGTCATATGTATGGAACAGAGGCGGCGTAGCTATCAGCGGTGCTACTGCAAGTACCTATACGGCATCGGTTTCCGGTTTATATACAGTAACCTATTCTTCAACTACAACCTGTGGGCCAACAACTTCAACAGGAGTTACGGTTACGGTTAACAACAACCCGGTTGTTTCAAACCAGGCAGCAGTAACTATTTGCAGCAATTCAGCATTTACTGTAACACCAACAGGTGCCGGCACCGGAACAACCTATACATGGACTGCACCTTCAATCACGGGAGGAATAACAGGCGGCTCTGCGCAAAATACGGATCAGACTTCTATCAGTCAGACATTGGTAAACCCTGGTACGTCGGCCGGAACAGCGGTTTATACCGTAACACCTAAATCCAGCGCTGGTTGTTCGGGTGCAACATTTACAGTAACAGTTACTGTTCAACCGGTTGCAGCTGTAACAACAGCAAACCCTGCGGCTATCTGTTCTGGTCAGACAACAGCCATTAGCTTAACCTCTTCTACTGCATCGGCAACATTTGCATGGACATTAGGCACCGTTACAGGAACGGTTTCCGGTCAGGCGGCAGGCAGCGGAGCAAGCATCGCTCAAACATTGATAAACAGCGGAACAGGCATTGCTACTGTTCAATATAATGTTGTTCCATCAGCAGGTACATGTCCGGGTACACCTAAAACAATTACAGTTACGATTAATCCGGTAGCTGCACTAACAACAGCCAATCCTTCTGCGATCTGTTCTGGTCAGACGACAGCTATAAGCTTAACATCTGCTACACCATCTGCAACATATGCATGGACACTAGGTACTGTAACAGGTAGCGTAAGCGGACAGGCAGCTGGAAGCGGAACAAGTATCGCACAAACACTAACAAACAGCGGAACAGGTATTGCTACCGTTGAATATGTTGTTGTTCCATCAGCAGGTACATGTCCGGGTACACCGAAGACAATTACTGCAACCATTCATCCGGTTACAGTTATTAATACAACAGACCCTGCGGCAATTTGTTCAGGTGGTACAACAGCGATCAGCTTAACATCTACTACACCATCTGTAACATTTACATGGACACTAGGAACTGTAACAGGTAGTGTAAGCGGCCAGGCAGCCGGAAGCGGAGCAAATATTGCACAAACATTAGTAAACAGCGGAACGGGTGTAGCAACGGTTCAATATATCGTTGTTCCTTCATCCGGTGTATGTCCGGGCACAGCAAAAACAATTACAGCTACCATTAATCCGGTTACTAAACTTACAACTGCAGATCCTGCAGCAATTTGTTCCGGAGAGACAACAGCTATCAGCTTAACATCTTCTACGGCTTCTGCTACTTTCACATGGACACTTGGAGCGGTAACAAATGTTCAGGGACAAGTTGCGGGAAGTGGCTCAAGCATTTCTCAGCAATTAACAAACAATACACTTAATGCTGGTTCTGTTGAATATATTGTTGTTCCGTCATTTGATGGTTGTGCAGGTACTGCAAAAACCATAACGGTTACTGTTAATCCAAACCCAACGTTAACAACGGGTGATCCTGCAGCTATATGCTCCGGCGAAACAACTGCAATAAGCTTAACATCAGCTCCGGCTTCAGCTACATTTGTATGGGTACTTGGTACGGTAACAAATGTAACAGGTGCAGCTGGCGGTTCCGGATCTTCTATTAACCAGACACTGGCAAATGCTACATTGACTGTAGGAACAGTTGAATACATTGTAAAACCAACATTAGGTACCTGCGCAGGATCTGATAAGAAAATTACGGTTACGGTGAATCCAAAACCAGTAGTTTCTAACACGAATCCAGCAGATATCTGCTCAGGAGAAACAACAGCTATCACCTTAGCTTCTACGCCTTCTTCTGCAACATTTACATGGACAATCGGAAATGTAACAAATGTTTCAGGACAGTCAAATGGCAGCGGCTCTTCAATTAATCAAACATTGGAAAATTCAACTGCTTCAGCAGGATCTGTTGAATATATTATCGTTCCTTCCTTAACAGGATGCCTGGGTGATGCTAAAACAATTATTCTAACAGTAAATCCTAAGCCGGTAGTTACAATTACTCCTTCGGTCCCAACTGCAATTTGTTCTACAGACTCGGTTGATTTAGCAGCGAATGCTACAGGTTTCACAGGCGGTACATATACCTGGTATAAAGAAACTGTAAATTATGGCATTGAAAATCCGCTTAGAGTAAAAGAAGAGGGTACATTCCATGTTATCTATACAGCCGCAACTTCCTGTTCAAGTTTACCTTCAGCAAGCATCACGGTTACGTTCAACCCGGATAACAGCGAAGCTTTTGCGTATGATACTTCTCTTACTACGTGTCTGGATCAGTTAGTATTGGCGGGAAGCAAACCTGAGTATGGTACTCCTCAATGGACCATTTACTCACCTAACCCGACAAATGCATCTCTTGTAGCAGGAACTTCATTGGATTCCGTTACAGTAATTGATCTGGAAGATGGCGTAGATTATAAATTCCTCTATAAAGTGTCAGGTGCGTGCGGTATTGATAAAACAGACACGGTGTTTGTTTCCGTAGGTATAGATGACTTTGACCTGACGGCATCAGGCCCTACAGATACACTTTGTGTAAAAACAAACAGAGTATTAACGGCAACAGTTATTGGTTCCGGCGGTTCAGGCAACTATAACTATGTATGGGCAGGAAGTGATGGATCATATATAACGACAAAATCTCCAACAATAACAATCAACCCGACACAGGCAACAACAACATATGTTGTATATGTAGAGGATATCAATAAGCTTGGGTGTAAAGCGCAAGCTATAACACCGGTAGTTGTTCATTCAGTAGAAAGTCAGAACTTATACATTCCGAATTTAATTACACCAAACGGCGACAATAAAAATGATGTATTCTACCTTGCTGACAGATCATTCTATCCTCCGATGCCAATGATTTCAGAAGGTTCTCACCTGGAAGTTGTGAACCGTTGGGGATCTAAAGTATTCGAAGCTGACAATTACAAAAATGATTGGGATGCCAAAGAGTTAACAGATGGTATTTATTATTACCACATTACTTCTTCATGCGGCAACAAAGAATATAAGAGCTGGATACAAATCTTAGGAAATACGAACAACTAA
- a CDS encoding DUF1599 domain-containing protein: MQQTAQEYKEIIATCKKVFIDKTTDYGTAWRILRLPSITDQIFIKAQRIRSIQEKGTMLVDEDITSEFKGIINYSIIALIQMEMTAADALELSPERVAELYDKHATQTLDLLMKKNHDYGEAWREMRVSSITDIILMKLLRVKQIEDNFGKTLISEGIDANYQDMINYSVFCLIKLKNSKPLVA, translated from the coding sequence ATGCAACAAACTGCACAGGAATACAAAGAGATAATCGCAACCTGTAAAAAAGTGTTTATTGATAAAACTACTGATTACGGAACTGCCTGGCGTATACTTAGACTTCCTTCTATAACCGATCAGATCTTTATTAAAGCACAGCGCATCCGTTCGATACAGGAAAAAGGTACGATGCTGGTTGATGAGGATATCACTTCTGAATTTAAGGGAATTATCAACTATTCTATCATTGCATTGATCCAGATGGAAATGACGGCTGCTGATGCCCTGGAATTATCTCCGGAACGTGTTGCTGAACTGTACGATAAACATGCTACCCAAACGCTTGACCTGCTGATGAAAAAAAATCACGATTACGGTGAGGCCTGGAGAGAGATGCGTGTAAGCTCCATAACAGATATTATTTTAATGAAGCTGTTACGCGTAAAACAAATTGAAGATAATTTTGGAAAGACCTTAATATCAGAGGGAATTGATGCAAATTATCAGGATATGATAAATTATTCTGTTTTTTGTTTAATAAAATTGAAAAATTCAAAACCTTTGGTGGCATAA